GGTATTCTTTTCCATCTTCCCATTTAATAGTTTCTTTGGATGATAACGTAGTCGTTCCAAGGAAAGAAAAATCACAAGAAATATCTTTAAAAACAACCGTATTAATTTTTGGATGAAGATCTTTTTTCATTATTACCTCTTAAATAATATAAATAAAATATGAGCTTATGTCCTCTACCATAGGGATGCCATACTGTCGAGAAAATATTCACCCATGCTTTAAAAGAAATGGGAACTGGTTTTGCTATAAGCCGGATTCTGTCTAAATGATAAAGTCCCAAAAGTTTTCTCTATCATTTTCGATGATTATTTATCTGGGAGTTTTGTCTCCAAAACCCTCGAGCGATCCTACCCGAAAGCTTCACCCGAGCCGAGCTACTAATGCTTCCCTATTTGATCTTGCTTCATGCAGAGTTTGGCTGTTTTCACTCCAGCAGCTCCCTTGAAAACTCCCGTTCCCGTTCTCAAGATTATAGCCCTGGATATTCTTTCTGTTCCACTGTTCCTCGCCTTACAACGGAGGGGCGTTACCCCTTGCACTGCTCTTTGAAGTCCGGACTTTCCTCCCTTGCTGACTTACCAAATTGATAAATCAAAACGAAATTTCGTAAGCAAGAGCAATCACCCGCAAAACCTGAGCCTTTATAACACAGCATGTCCGGAAATAGCAATGAAAAGAATAAAATCGTGAGAATTTATCTATTTAATTGTAAAACACACTTATAAAACACCTGTAAGTGTAGTTTTGGAGACAGTATGCGGAAAGGGAATATGAAGAAAGTTTTATTTATCTTAATTTCAGTTTTATTTGTTACTTTTAGTTTGAGTCAGGCAGAGCCTAAGCATTTGGGGCAAGCGGGCGCCAAAGCGAAACATGATCCTGGATCCCTTTTTCCTCAACCTAAGCCAAATAAATCAAAAACGAATCAGCCTCCAGCGACAGAGCTTATGGAGCCTGCTTTTATGGCTAAGATAAACGGAACCACCGTAAAGCTTAAGTGGAGTTCTGTGGCCGGTGCAGAAAACTATCATCTTCAGATAGCCACAGATCCAAATTTTAAGTGGCTCACTTTAGATAATCATTATCAGAAAACGATCTCCTATGACGTCACCGATTTGTCACCAGGTAAAACCTATTACTGGCGAGTTGCTGCTGTTCGAAACTCTAATGATGCGACCTACATTAAAGGTGATTTTGTAAAATCAATGTTTGAAGTGATAAAATAGAAGGGTGCTAAAATAGCAGGGAGCTTTCAGTGGAAAAAAATACACTCATCGAAAAATTAAATTGGCGGTATGCTGTAAAAAAATTTGATTCTTCAAAAACAATTTCTTCTTCAGATTGGGAAATTTTGGAAGAATCCTTACGGCTGGCACCTTCTTCTTATGGGCTTCAACCTTGGAAATTTTTAATTATTCAATCTCATGAGGTTCGAAAAAAACTAACTCCTCTTTCTTGGAATCAAACTCAAATCGAAGATTGTTCTCATCTTGTCGTTTTAACGTTTAAAAAGAAAATGGATGAGGCTCATATTCAAAAACATATTACCAGAATGGCCGAAGTCAGAAAAATGGATGTAAGCCAACTCGAAGGCTTTAAAAAAGCAATGATAGGTGATTTAGTTCAAGGCCCAAGAAGCGAAGTCATCAATTTTTGGGCCCAGAGGCAAGCTTATATTGCAATGGGTTTCTTGATGGAAACAGCAGCGCTTATGAAAATAGATACTTGTCCACTAGAGGGTATCGATTCCAAAAGCTATGATAAGGTTTTGAACCTTGAGGGAACTGGTTATGAAACAGTGGCTGCTGTTGCCGTTGGATACCGTCATCCAGAAGATGCTTATCAAAAAGCTGTTAAAGTCAGATTTGAGAAAAAAGATATCTTCACTTATTTGTAAAACTTATCTGTTTATAAAATTTATTTCTTGACGGGACCTTGCAAATTTCAAAAGAAAAAAGAACATTCAAAGTGGTAAACAAATTATCAGTTGAGTGGTTTTTATTCAAAAAAAACCATAATTTGAAATTAAATAGTTTTTAAATTCAATAAGTTAATAGCTAAGCACAAAATCTTTAAGAAATTTGTCTAATTATATGTGACTGCCGTTGGTGATTACAATTTAGTAATCTTCCCTGAATGAGATTCTCTTCTAATAATAAGAAGTTAGAATTAGCGCTGTTATAAATTGATACTGTCATCTTTTTTGCTCCTGTTCCCTATTAGACATTATGGAAAATACTTCCCTTTCCGTTTTTCATGATGACAAACAAAAGGAGAATTTATGAAATTTATTTATTTATTTAAGGGGCTCATTTTAATAGGACTTACGGCTTTCCTTTCTGCCTGTGGGAATAGCTCGCTCGTAGAGAAAATTTCAGTTCAGACAAGTCAAGATTTCAATCAAGACACATGGGTCACTCTCAATACCCAACTAAATATGGGAGCC
This DNA window, taken from Deltaproteobacteria bacterium, encodes the following:
- a CDS encoding type B 50S ribosomal protein L31; protein product: MKKDLHPKINTVVFKDISCDFSFLGTTTLSSKETIKWEDGKEYPLIKVEISSASHPFYTGKQRLLDTEGRVDKFKKKYAAQTAQPK
- a CDS encoding fibronectin type III domain-containing protein, whose translation is MRKGNMKKVLFILISVLFVTFSLSQAEPKHLGQAGAKAKHDPGSLFPQPKPNKSKTNQPPATELMEPAFMAKINGTTVKLKWSSVAGAENYHLQIATDPNFKWLTLDNHYQKTISYDVTDLSPGKTYYWRVAAVRNSNDATYIKGDFVKSMFEVIK
- a CDS encoding NAD(P)H-dependent oxidoreductase, with product MEKNTLIEKLNWRYAVKKFDSSKTISSSDWEILEESLRLAPSSYGLQPWKFLIIQSHEVRKKLTPLSWNQTQIEDCSHLVVLTFKKKMDEAHIQKHITRMAEVRKMDVSQLEGFKKAMIGDLVQGPRSEVINFWAQRQAYIAMGFLMETAALMKIDTCPLEGIDSKSYDKVLNLEGTGYETVAAVAVGYRHPEDAYQKAVKVRFEKKDIFTYL